One stretch of Nitrospirota bacterium DNA includes these proteins:
- the ispE gene encoding 4-(cytidine 5'-diphospho)-2-C-methyl-D-erythritol kinase has product MTSLYSPAKINWFLKVLGKRADGYHNIYSVMQRIALSDTLSFEETKGEIVIESDLEIAMEENLVYKAAALMKKHTSCSSGARIKLLKKIPLQAGLGGGSSNAATTLFGLNNLWKTGLNLRTLTELGASLGSDVPFFLNGPIAVVEGRGEVITPLQASTKEITLLIVKPGHGISTALAYKEVAEYSEMDRSRLDLLIKILKYGPIDRLPEVLGNDFEEPVCRLYPELKDIRDRLLNQGAIAALLCGSGSSIFGVFTNNAYAEEASRSFGDLWHVVTETVSH; this is encoded by the coding sequence ATGACATCACTCTATTCACCTGCAAAGATAAACTGGTTTCTTAAGGTCCTCGGCAAAAGAGCAGACGGTTACCACAACATCTATTCCGTCATGCAGAGGATTGCCCTCAGTGATACACTCTCTTTTGAAGAGACAAAAGGGGAGATAGTGATAGAGTCGGACCTTGAGATTGCAATGGAAGAGAACCTTGTTTACAAGGCTGCCGCACTTATGAAGAAACATACCTCCTGTTCTTCAGGAGCCAGGATAAAACTTTTAAAAAAAATACCCCTTCAGGCTGGGCTCGGCGGCGGCAGCAGTAATGCAGCCACTACACTTTTTGGATTAAACAACCTGTGGAAGACAGGGCTTAACCTCAGGACATTAACAGAGCTGGGCGCAAGTTTGGGCTCGGACGTGCCTTTTTTCCTGAACGGCCCCATTGCCGTTGTTGAAGGCAGGGGAGAGGTGATTACACCCTTGCAGGCTTCAACGAAGGAGATTACACTGCTCATTGTAAAGCCTGGACACGGTATATCTACTGCCCTTGCCTACAAAGAAGTAGCAGAATATTCTGAGATGGACAGGTCCCGGCTGGACCTGCTCATTAAGATACTCAAGTACGGTCCGATTGACAGGCTGCCTGAAGTCCTCGGTAATGACTTTGAAGAGCCGGTATGCAGGCTGTATCCTGAACTCAAAGATATCAGGGACAGGCTATTGAACCAGGGGGCAATTGCTGCCTTGCTGTGCGGCAGCGGCTCCAGCATCTTCGGGGTATTCACAAACAATGCATATGCAGAAGAGGCGTCAAGGTCATTTGGAGACCTCTGGCACGTGGTAACGGAAACGGTTTCCCATTAA
- the trmB gene encoding tRNA (guanosine(46)-N7)-methyltransferase TrmB, which produces MTNTFNMFSLKTNGRRTGRMGKADWEILREVLPRLEIKSNGFIDPAEIFGRQAPLYVEIGFGNGDFLFEKTISTPDADFIGIELYITGAAKLLKKIVQHKNTSDGPYLKNLRIFIDDSRKVLEKNIPDESIDGIYILFPDPWPKKRHNKRRLVKPEFSRLIYSKLKNGGFIVTATDHHDYAEGIAESFTTGFQPSKTELSDIRTTKYASRAIAQGKELHISAFRKIF; this is translated from the coding sequence ATGACAAATACATTTAATATGTTCAGCTTAAAGACCAACGGCCGCAGAACAGGAAGGATGGGAAAGGCCGACTGGGAAATCCTCAGGGAAGTCCTTCCCCGGCTTGAGATCAAATCCAACGGGTTTATCGACCCTGCTGAAATCTTCGGCAGGCAGGCGCCACTGTATGTTGAAATAGGGTTTGGCAACGGAGACTTCCTCTTTGAAAAGACGATAAGCACCCCTGATGCTGATTTTATCGGGATCGAACTCTACATAACAGGTGCTGCCAAATTACTGAAAAAAATCGTCCAGCACAAAAACACCTCTGACGGCCCTTACCTGAAAAACCTCCGTATATTTATAGATGACTCACGGAAGGTTCTTGAAAAAAATATTCCTGATGAAAGCATAGACGGAATTTATATACTCTTTCCCGACCCGTGGCCAAAAAAACGGCACAACAAGAGGAGACTCGTCAAGCCTGAGTTTTCACGGCTTATTTATTCAAAACTGAAAAATGGTGGATTTATTGTAACAGCTACAGACCACCACGACTATGCCGAAGGGATAGCAGAATCTTTCACTACCGGCTTTCAGCCATCAAAAACAGAGCTGTCCGATATCAGAACAACAAAATATGCCTCAAGGGCCATAGCTCAAGGGAAAGAACTCCACATCTCTGCATTCAGAAAGATTTTTTAG
- the waaF gene encoding lipopolysaccharide heptosyltransferase II: MNDRKKILVRGVNWIGDAVMTLPSFRVLRSEYRDSEIHLMGKRWIAPVFGKDPNIDRFVEYKTEYSGVIGKLSASGDLRKGCYDSAFLFQNAFDAAILAYLSGIPERIGYNRDGRGFLLSRGIPVTAETKRLHHVLYYLNLLRGAGLKAVYRHPWIYLDTHERLKATEVLEGLCRPIVVLNPGATYGSAKRWPEESYAGLSEMIIRRLGGSVVLTGSEAERGIADKITGMINHDLTAADRVMNLAGITSLRDLIAILSQADAVVSNDSGPMHLGYAVGTPLVSIFGSTDPTLTGPPSCVRPGDNGFDSEIEFGLSDVVLKTDLECSPCFERRCPRGDVLCLRQITPEEVFDALLQIVPAKQAVFFDRDGILCHDADYLNRMDDLKVFPDVKMLTKLKDKGFLLIGVSNQSGIARGIVEKKFTESVNNIFLERYGFDAFYYCPHHPDDNCACRKPSPGMLLRARSDFNVDLRSSIVVGDKGTDMELAKSVGAEAILVRTGKDSSSGYADRVFNNLRDVVGYILEK; the protein is encoded by the coding sequence ATGAATGACAGAAAAAAGATACTTGTAAGGGGTGTAAACTGGATTGGTGATGCTGTGATGACATTGCCATCCTTCAGGGTTCTGAGGTCTGAATATCGTGATTCAGAGATTCATCTCATGGGAAAGAGGTGGATTGCCCCTGTATTTGGAAAGGACCCGAATATAGACAGATTTGTTGAGTATAAAACGGAATATAGCGGTGTTATAGGAAAACTGTCTGCCTCCGGGGATTTAAGAAAGGGCTGCTATGATTCTGCTTTCCTTTTTCAGAATGCCTTTGATGCCGCCATACTCGCCTATCTTTCAGGCATACCGGAAAGAATCGGTTATAACCGTGACGGAAGGGGTTTTTTATTAAGCAGGGGCATTCCTGTAACAGCAGAAACAAAGCGCCTTCACCACGTTCTTTACTATCTGAACCTCCTGAGGGGGGCTGGTCTTAAGGCCGTATACAGACATCCCTGGATATACCTGGACACTCATGAACGGCTAAAGGCAACAGAGGTGCTGGAAGGATTATGCAGACCCATTGTTGTATTAAATCCGGGAGCCACCTATGGTTCGGCAAAGAGATGGCCGGAGGAGAGCTATGCAGGCCTTTCAGAGATGATAATCAGGAGGCTTGGCGGAAGTGTAGTGTTAACAGGATCTGAGGCTGAAAGAGGTATAGCAGATAAAATAACGGGTATGATAAACCATGACCTGACAGCAGCAGACCGGGTTATGAACCTTGCCGGGATTACATCGCTCAGAGACCTTATTGCCATACTCTCGCAGGCAGACGCGGTTGTCTCAAACGATTCTGGCCCCATGCATCTGGGTTATGCAGTCGGTACCCCGCTTGTGTCGATATTCGGTTCCACTGACCCTACCCTCACAGGCCCTCCATCGTGTGTACGTCCCGGAGATAACGGCTTTGACTCAGAAATAGAGTTTGGCCTGAGTGATGTTGTGCTCAAAACAGACCTGGAGTGTTCTCCCTGTTTTGAGAGGAGATGCCCCAGAGGTGATGTCCTTTGTCTCAGACAAATTACACCTGAAGAGGTTTTTGATGCGCTTTTGCAGATTGTACCGGCAAAACAGGCGGTCTTTTTTGACAGAGATGGTATCCTCTGCCATGATGCAGATTACCTCAACAGGATGGATGACCTTAAAGTGTTTCCTGATGTAAAGATGCTAACCAAGCTGAAAGATAAAGGTTTTTTGTTGATTGGAGTGAGTAACCAGTCAGGGATTGCAAGGGGAATAGTTGAAAAAAAGTTTACCGAGAGTGTAAATAATATTTTCCTCGAAAGATACGGGTTTGATGCTTTTTATTATTGTCCTCACCACCCTGATGACAACTGTGCCTGCAGAAAGCCATCTCCCGGCATGTTACTCAGGGCAAGGAGTGATTTTAATGTCGACCTGCGCTCCTCGATAGTTGTTGGTGATAAGGGTACGGATATGGAGTTGGCAAAAAGTGTCGGGGCAGAGGCTATACTTGTAAGAACCGGCAAGGACTCAAGCTCAGGCTATGCTGACAGGGTTTTTAACAACCTGAGAGATGTGGTCGGATATATACTCGAAAAGTAA
- a CDS encoding mechanosensitive ion channel domain-containing protein, with protein sequence MKNVWRNVVYIFIFGIKNNTIKNMTGLIESFNISSSPYVNAAISVLAFVVVAKIADLFVDKVLRRFSSFTKTEIDDIIIDLIHYPIFLTIILIGLINAVLYLNPPQKIIFYSNGLLYTVITLIWTITIIRISRLIVKHTINKVSDVTGLGRDIVPLVENIAKVAIIIASLTIILSYWKINITPLIASAGIAGAAVALAAKDTIANFIGGVSVFIDKPFKIGDYIVLDGGERGEVVAIGLRSTRIKTRDDILIAIPNAIVANTKIINESAPVPRFRVRIPISVAYGSDIDLVEKTLLDISLENKNVLDSPAPRVRFREFGNSSLRFELLCWAREPAVRGLTIHEINSSIYWKFRETGIRIPFPQRDVHIYREGSSGN encoded by the coding sequence GTGAAAAATGTTTGGAGAAATGTAGTCTACATTTTTATTTTTGGTATAAAAAATAATACAATAAAGAACATGACAGGACTTATTGAATCTTTCAACATATCATCCTCTCCCTATGTTAATGCTGCGATCTCTGTTCTGGCCTTTGTGGTGGTGGCAAAGATTGCCGACTTATTTGTGGACAAGGTTCTGCGTCGGTTTTCAAGTTTCACGAAAACAGAGATTGACGACATAATAATAGACCTTATCCATTATCCGATATTCCTGACCATAATCCTGATTGGCCTGATTAATGCCGTTTTATACCTGAATCCACCTCAAAAGATTATATTTTATTCGAATGGCTTGCTTTATACGGTAATTACCTTGATCTGGACTATAACCATAATAAGAATAAGCAGGCTGATAGTTAAACATACCATCAACAAGGTATCCGATGTGACCGGATTGGGCAGGGATATCGTACCGCTGGTTGAAAATATCGCCAAAGTTGCCATAATAATTGCCTCCCTGACAATAATACTATCTTACTGGAAGATAAACATCACCCCCCTTATCGCCTCAGCCGGTATTGCAGGGGCTGCCGTGGCCCTTGCCGCAAAGGATACGATAGCCAATTTTATCGGGGGTGTCAGTGTCTTTATAGACAAGCCTTTCAAGATCGGGGACTACATTGTGCTGGATGGGGGGGAGCGGGGGGAGGTTGTGGCAATAGGGTTGAGAAGCACGCGGATCAAGACAAGAGATGATATATTGATAGCCATCCCGAATGCAATCGTTGCAAATACAAAGATTATCAATGAAAGTGCGCCGGTACCGAGATTCAGGGTGAGGATACCGATTTCAGTGGCCTACGGAAGTGATATTGACCTTGTTGAGAAAACCCTGCTCGATATTTCCCTTGAGAATAAAAACGTTCTTGATTCTCCTGCCCCGAGGGTAAGGTTCAGGGAATTCGGGAATTCATCGCTGAGATTTGAACTCCTGTGCTGGGCCAGGGAACCCGCTGTTCGGGGGCTGACAATTCACGAGATAAACAGCTCCATATACTGGAAATTCAGGGAAACCGGCATAAGAATTCCATTCCCCCAGAGGGATGTTCATATTTACAGGGAAGGCTCTTCGGGAAACTGA
- a CDS encoding cold-shock protein produces the protein MSFEGKVKWFNETKGYGFIQKDDGEDVFVHYSSIQGDGFKTLAEGQRVSFDVVEGERGPKATNVVRLD, from the coding sequence ATGTCTTTTGAAGGAAAGGTTAAGTGGTTCAATGAGACCAAAGGCTACGGGTTCATCCAGAAGGATGATGGGGAAGATGTCTTTGTTCATTACTCCTCTATTCAGGGAGATGGATTCAAGACTCTTGCAGAAGGCCAGCGGGTATCCTTTGACGTTGTTGAAGGCGAAAGAGGTCCCAAGGCTACAAACGTTGTCAGGTTAGACTGA
- the lipA gene encoding lipoyl synthase — MRLPEWIKTGKVIGDHKTKKVLRSHGVSTVCEEARCPNKGHCFSKPTATFMILGDSCTRNCGFCSVNSSRPALPDPLEPEKIALASKEMGLRYVVITSVTRDDLPDGGAGQFAETITMVRRYLPKARIEVLTPDFFGNRDAVKTVLKARPDVFNHNIETVPRLYSQVRPQAVYRRSLEVLKAAQETAPSIPTKSGLMVGLGESFDEVISVMRDLRSVGCRILTIGQYLRPGRENLPVTEYVRPEVFDRYREVALELGFSFVASAPLVRSSMNAEEMYSAREDGADPTPELPC; from the coding sequence ATGAGACTGCCTGAATGGATAAAGACCGGAAAAGTTATTGGTGACCACAAAACCAAAAAGGTCCTCCGGTCACATGGAGTCTCCACAGTCTGCGAAGAGGCCCGCTGTCCCAACAAGGGACACTGTTTTTCAAAGCCTACGGCCACGTTCATGATACTTGGTGACTCCTGCACAAGAAACTGCGGCTTCTGCTCCGTGAACTCCTCCCGCCCTGCCCTGCCGGACCCCCTGGAACCCGAAAAGATCGCACTTGCCTCAAAGGAGATGGGGCTGAGATATGTGGTTATAACCTCTGTTACACGTGATGACCTGCCTGACGGAGGTGCCGGTCAGTTTGCAGAGACGATAACGATGGTGAGAAGGTATCTTCCAAAGGCCAGGATAGAGGTACTTACTCCTGACTTTTTCGGCAACAGGGATGCAGTGAAGACAGTGCTCAAGGCCCGCCCTGACGTCTTTAATCACAATATCGAGACAGTACCGCGGCTTTACTCTCAGGTAAGGCCCCAGGCCGTTTACAGGCGGTCCCTTGAAGTGCTGAAGGCAGCACAGGAGACGGCACCGTCAATACCAACCAAGTCGGGTCTGATGGTTGGACTCGGGGAGTCCTTCGACGAGGTGATCTCTGTAATGAGAGACTTGAGGAGTGTTGGATGCAGGATACTGACAATCGGACAGTACCTGAGACCGGGGAGGGAGAACTTGCCGGTTACAGAGTATGTGCGTCCAGAGGTATTCGACAGATACAGGGAGGTTGCCCTGGAACTTGGATTCAGCTTTGTCGCCTCAGCACCGCTCGTTAGAAGCTCAATGAATGCTGAGGAGATGTATTCCGCCCGAGAGGATGGTGCAGACCCTACTCCAGAATTGCCTTGCTAA
- a CDS encoding DUF6290 family protein, whose translation MGVISVRLNKEEEKILKELSDNLGIDKSTLIRKSILELYENLLDMEVIEKFEEKERKGKASFITAEDVLN comes from the coding sequence ATGGGAGTGATATCTGTCAGATTAAATAAAGAGGAAGAAAAAATCTTAAAAGAATTATCCGACAATCTGGGTATTGATAAATCAACCTTGATAAGGAAATCAATACTTGAATTATATGAAAACCTGTTGGATATGGAGGTGATTGAAAAGTTCGAGGAAAAAGAGAGGAAAGGAAAGGCATCTTTTATTACTGCTGAGGATGTTCTGAATTAG
- a CDS encoding biopolymer transporter ExbD encodes MEFERKRYSHSHMNIAPLVDVVFLLLLFFMLTSSLVREPVVKIKLPESKTAATGQETIKTITITRSGRILFMDREVSLTGLQEVVREGAKDSLRIKADRDASVGLLMKVIDEVRLAGVRNFSVVAEKAE; translated from the coding sequence ATGGAGTTTGAGCGGAAAAGGTACAGTCATTCACACATGAACATTGCACCTTTGGTGGATGTGGTCTTCCTGCTGCTCCTGTTCTTCATGCTCACCTCCAGCCTGGTGCGGGAGCCGGTTGTAAAGATAAAACTGCCCGAATCAAAGACCGCTGCCACAGGGCAGGAAACAATAAAGACAATAACAATCACACGTTCAGGCAGGATTCTCTTTATGGACAGGGAGGTGAGTCTGACAGGGCTTCAGGAGGTTGTGAGGGAGGGGGCAAAGGATTCCCTGAGGATAAAGGCAGACAGGGATGCAAGTGTCGGCCTGCTTATGAAGGTGATTGACGAGGTGAGGCTTGCCGGGGTCAGGAATTTCAGTGTGGTGGCGGAGAAAGCCGAGTAA
- a CDS encoding MotA/TolQ/ExbB proton channel family protein, with the protein MIDFILKGGFLMYPILLCSVAGLAIIINKVIQYRGIFRSIERPLNEVLKTRPLILMPIIKGLEVGCDEQELSVVGTRQVRETERGLSWLGLIATITPLLGLTGTVIGMIKAFMVIATSTSVNPSMLAGGIWEALITTAAGLLVAIPISVGHHYLEKQADDIAFLLKEITISLYMRCRDGV; encoded by the coding sequence ATGATTGATTTTATCTTAAAAGGCGGCTTTCTGATGTATCCGATACTGCTGTGCTCTGTTGCAGGTCTTGCAATAATTATAAACAAGGTAATTCAGTACAGGGGAATTTTCAGATCAATCGAACGTCCCCTGAACGAGGTGTTGAAGACAAGGCCCCTGATTTTAATGCCTATCATCAAAGGGCTGGAAGTGGGCTGTGATGAACAGGAATTGTCAGTGGTCGGCACAAGGCAGGTAAGGGAGACGGAACGGGGACTCAGCTGGCTTGGTCTGATTGCAACAATCACACCTCTTTTGGGACTCACCGGTACGGTTATCGGGATGATAAAGGCATTCATGGTCATAGCGACGAGTACAAGCGTAAATCCATCCATGCTTGCCGGTGGAATCTGGGAGGCCCTTATCACCACTGCGGCCGGACTCCTGGTGGCCATCCCGATCAGTGTGGGGCACCACTATCTGGAGAAACAGGCCGACGATATAGCATTCCTCCTGAAGGAGATAACCATAAGCCTTTATATGAGGTGCAGGGATGGAGTTTGA
- a CDS encoding TonB family protein, translating into MQNYGVIISVLIHMLLLSIPLSATVTHFSEQGFGNIKISIIDGSVSPAGDRKVAVSGAAKKRVEKKKEPKPPKVEEKAEERVQQKKETKTVAISSETDAASEAEETDVVRPAEKKEETEVQTVAEPEEDRNQLAQEMLSARAEDSEQGAVSAVSAQDSLQGEFSGKPYLTEIGSADSPAFVRRVLPEYPWIARKMGREGRVLLRLTIDETGRLLNVVVVEKAGFGFEREAVRAVRLSTYRPAVRNGMPVKSEALLYVKFEFEERE; encoded by the coding sequence ATGCAAAATTATGGTGTGATAATATCTGTCCTGATTCATATGCTTCTGCTTTCGATCCCGTTGTCTGCAACAGTCACTCACTTTTCAGAGCAGGGCTTCGGAAATATAAAGATTTCCATAATTGACGGCAGCGTCAGCCCGGCAGGTGACCGTAAGGTCGCTGTTTCCGGAGCGGCAAAAAAACGTGTTGAGAAGAAAAAAGAACCAAAACCTCCAAAGGTAGAGGAAAAGGCTGAAGAGAGAGTTCAGCAGAAAAAGGAAACAAAGACCGTGGCAATAAGCAGTGAGACTGACGCGGCGTCGGAGGCAGAAGAAACAGATGTTGTCAGGCCTGCTGAAAAAAAAGAGGAGACTGAAGTCCAGACGGTTGCAGAGCCTGAAGAGGATCGGAATCAGTTGGCTCAGGAGATGTTATCCGCCCGGGCAGAGGACTCTGAGCAGGGTGCGGTCTCTGCTGTTAGTGCTCAGGATTCACTGCAGGGTGAGTTCTCCGGCAAACCTTATCTGACAGAGATCGGCTCGGCAGATAGCCCGGCGTTTGTCAGAAGGGTACTCCCTGAGTATCCATGGATAGCAAGGAAGATGGGAAGAGAGGGGAGGGTGCTGCTGAGGCTCACCATTGACGAGACAGGTCGGCTGCTCAACGTGGTGGTTGTGGAGAAGGCAGGTTTTGGCTTTGAACGTGAGGCGGTCAGGGCGGTCAGGCTCTCAACGTACCGGCCGGCTGTAAGAAATGGAATGCCCGTAAAATCCGAGGCGTTGTTGTATGTGAAATTTGAGTTTGAAGAACGTGAGTAG
- a CDS encoding adenosylcobinamide amidohydrolase, with the protein MLLERFYDAIEVHREEKIIYVRFLSPHRVISTCRVDGGLRDDLEYIYNHQACEPAGHSHESHRRMSSDPDGYRRSICERYGLPPEKSASLGTAANMNNAAIVSEKFRDLGVVAVCTGGVETNAGRIGDPASVYESNGVFEKLGTAPVAAHGTINTMLFINRELTPAAMVRSVITATEAKTAALQELAVPSRYSDGLATGTGTDQIGIASRLDTGAPLTGAGKHSKLGELIGRSVLQAIKKTLSLQNKLTPEARCFARVHLERFGLSMDTMCAGITGYLSEKEAELYRRNFNSINNDPLTVAAVAAIVHLRDKIQWEILPKSCVPEILSTYGAQIAAALSGKYHRLEYYRTALSGESRGIGRESFLDLVYRAFALGFREKWGQGGE; encoded by the coding sequence ATGCTTTTGGAAAGATTCTATGATGCAATTGAGGTTCACAGGGAGGAGAAGATTATCTATGTCAGGTTTCTGTCTCCCCACAGGGTGATATCCACCTGCCGTGTGGACGGCGGACTCAGGGATGACCTGGAGTATATCTACAATCACCAGGCGTGTGAACCAGCTGGACACTCCCATGAATCACACAGGAGAATGAGCTCTGATCCGGACGGATACAGGAGGTCTATATGTGAGCGGTATGGGCTTCCACCTGAAAAGAGCGCTTCCCTTGGTACTGCAGCAAACATGAATAATGCGGCCATAGTGTCGGAAAAATTTCGTGACCTGGGGGTGGTTGCTGTATGCACGGGGGGAGTTGAGACGAATGCAGGCAGGATTGGTGATCCGGCTTCAGTATATGAAAGCAACGGTGTATTTGAGAAACTGGGGACAGCTCCGGTGGCAGCTCACGGCACCATTAACACCATGCTGTTCATCAACAGGGAACTGACTCCTGCGGCAATGGTGCGTTCAGTGATAACCGCCACTGAGGCCAAGACAGCGGCCCTTCAGGAACTTGCCGTGCCTTCGCGCTATTCGGATGGGCTTGCCACGGGAACAGGCACGGACCAGATCGGGATTGCCTCCAGGCTGGACACCGGTGCCCCCCTCACGGGGGCGGGCAAGCACTCCAAACTCGGTGAACTGATCGGCCGCTCGGTCCTTCAGGCAATAAAAAAGACCCTGTCATTGCAAAACAAGCTCACTCCGGAGGCCCGATGTTTTGCCCGTGTTCACCTGGAGCGTTTCGGGCTCAGCATGGACACCATGTGTGCAGGTATTACCGGCTATCTTTCAGAAAAAGAGGCTGAACTTTACCGCAGGAATTTTAATTCCATAAACAACGATCCGCTTACAGTAGCGGCAGTTGCAGCAATAGTTCACCTCAGGGACAAGATTCAGTGGGAGATACTGCCGAAGAGTTGTGTGCCCGAAATTCTTTCAACCTATGGAGCACAGATTGCTGCTGCGCTCTCAGGGAAATATCACCGTCTGGAATACTACAGAACCGCCCTGTCAGGAGAGTCCCGGGGAATCGGAAGAGAGAGTTTTCTGGACCTTGTTTACAGGGCCTTTGCCCTGGGGTTCAGGGAGAAGTGGGGTCAAGGCGGGGAATGA
- a CDS encoding energy-coupling factor transporter transmembrane component T → MSYGISSLTRQRERQGIIGRLDPRVKIIGLLCISVYAVMLENTVPLIILFSVSWVLAGIERVEWSKLRLLLFLVVLTVWGTMFSQSIFYFEEPRTVLINLVNMDTPLIGKWTGDISIYREGFRYGAIQSLRFASMMTFGFLFCWSTDTGKMLSGMLQLRVPYVLAFMTVTAIRFIPAIMDEFATVILAMRMRGARVLSFNPARLLKNWLKLIRPVFINCYRRSNILSLSIQSRAFQPSAARSTAESRQLGKGEKVLLSVVLLSTTALVLLKILYGLYLWDILYVSRLRGIYEISRLYL, encoded by the coding sequence ATGAGCTATGGTATCAGCAGCCTTACCCGGCAGAGGGAACGTCAGGGAATTATCGGCAGGCTCGATCCCAGGGTCAAGATCATTGGCCTTCTCTGCATCTCGGTCTATGCGGTAATGCTTGAAAATACGGTTCCTCTCATCATTCTTTTTTCTGTTTCATGGGTTCTGGCAGGTATTGAGCGGGTGGAATGGTCAAAGCTGCGTCTGCTCCTTTTTCTTGTTGTATTGACGGTATGGGGAACGATGTTTTCCCAGTCCATCTTCTACTTTGAAGAACCAAGGACCGTGCTCATAAACCTTGTCAATATGGATACCCCCCTGATAGGTAAGTGGACAGGGGATATAAGTATCTACCGTGAAGGGTTCCGCTATGGTGCCATCCAGTCATTGAGGTTTGCCTCCATGATGACCTTTGGTTTTCTCTTCTGCTGGAGTACTGATACAGGGAAGATGCTTTCGGGCATGCTTCAATTGAGGGTGCCCTATGTGCTTGCATTCATGACAGTGACTGCCATCAGGTTTATTCCGGCCATAATGGACGAGTTTGCCACTGTTATTCTTGCCATGCGTATGAGGGGTGCAAGGGTGCTCTCTTTCAATCCGGCAAGGCTTCTTAAAAACTGGCTGAAGCTGATACGGCCTGTCTTTATCAACTGCTACAGGAGGTCGAATATACTGTCACTCTCAATTCAGTCAAGGGCTTTTCAGCCTTCGGCTGCCCGCTCAACTGCCGAAAGCAGACAGCTTGGAAAGGGAGAAAAGGTGCTTCTCTCCGTTGTCCTTCTGAGCACAACAGCCCTTGTGCTGCTGAAGATACTTTATGGTCTTTATCTCTGGGATATTCTTTATGTATCACGGTTACGGGGGATCTACGAGATCTCCAGATTATATCTGTAA